The Tenacibaculum jejuense genome includes a window with the following:
- a CDS encoding DUF481 domain-containing protein, whose protein sequence is MKKRILILILVFPFTVFSQVINVENLRRVTDTVGWSGFARLDLHLIKNRNTIFGFSNRIRVQYRTNKHLWLFVNDLDFREANSNKLVSKNSQHLRYNYRFSEKTALEAFLQSQENEIAAIRFRGLVGVGLRFKLSKSEKYKLYFGNAVMYENEKVIESDQKITNRDWRSSSYFSMSLFPTNTISIASTTYFQPRFDLFSDFRISSQTTMSFRVVKNLRFATTLTYQYDEFPVLGIPKEQYRLTNGLMYSF, encoded by the coding sequence ATGAAGAAACGTATTTTAATTTTAATACTAGTATTCCCTTTTACTGTATTCTCTCAAGTCATAAATGTAGAAAACCTAAGAAGAGTAACAGATACTGTTGGTTGGTCTGGATTTGCTCGATTAGATTTACATTTGATAAAAAATAGAAATACAATTTTTGGTTTTTCTAATAGAATACGTGTGCAATACAGAACAAATAAGCATTTGTGGTTGTTCGTTAATGATTTAGACTTTAGAGAAGCGAATTCTAATAAGCTTGTAAGCAAAAATTCTCAACATTTAAGGTACAACTATAGATTTAGCGAAAAAACAGCTCTAGAAGCATTTTTACAGTCTCAGGAGAACGAAATAGCTGCAATTCGATTCAGAGGTCTAGTAGGAGTCGGTTTACGCTTTAAATTGTCTAAATCGGAGAAATACAAGCTTTATTTTGGAAACGCGGTTATGTATGAAAACGAAAAGGTGATTGAATCTGATCAAAAGATAACCAACAGAGACTGGAGAAGTAGCTCATATTTTTCTATGAGTTTATTTCCAACAAATACTATTTCGATTGCAAGTACTACATACTTTCAACCGAGATTTGATTTATTTTCTGACTTTAGAATATCTAGTCAAACAACGATGTCATTTAGAGTCGTTAAAAATTTAAGATTTGCCACGACACTTACATATCAATATGACGAATTTCCGGTTTTAGGTATTCCAAAAGAACAGTATCGTTTAACAAACGGACTGATGTATAGTTTTTGA